The Catenulispora sp. EB89 genome has a segment encoding these proteins:
- a CDS encoding helix-turn-helix domain-containing protein yields MTASTGAQERMLSELERLKVRAGMSFAQLQSAVPYSRSALHRYFTGQSPIPRDAVVAVVHACGGDEAAMVRMWEAASPYQLIESSPR; encoded by the coding sequence ATGACGGCAAGTACGGGGGCTCAGGAGCGGATGCTGTCGGAACTGGAACGACTGAAGGTGCGCGCGGGCATGAGCTTCGCCCAGCTCCAGTCGGCCGTTCCGTACAGCAGGTCGGCGCTGCACCGGTATTTCACCGGGCAGTCGCCGATCCCGCGCGACGCCGTGGTCGCGGTGGTGCATGCGTGCGGCGGCGACGAGGCCGCGATGGTGCGGATGTGGGAGGCGGCTTCGCCGTATCAGCTCATTGAGTCATCGCCTCGGTGA
- a CDS encoding TetR/AcrR family transcriptional regulator has translation MSVQERKHRERAQRERLIVATARELAEDQGWDAVTTRRLAESIEYSQPVLYSHFRGKREIIGAVALEGAAELAAALRAATAAAVAASPADARARVTALARTWLDYAEHNPAVYDALFNLDGGLAFAQEDTPAPLKDAFAALLETLGEVAGDGVHPGVFTELFWAALHGLATLTRAGRLPPELTEVRLELLVDRLAVL, from the coding sequence ATGTCGGTACAGGAACGCAAGCACCGGGAACGGGCGCAGCGCGAGCGCCTGATCGTGGCGACGGCCCGCGAACTCGCCGAGGACCAGGGCTGGGACGCGGTCACCACCCGCCGGCTCGCCGAGAGCATCGAGTACAGCCAGCCCGTCCTCTACAGCCACTTCCGCGGCAAACGCGAGATCATCGGCGCCGTCGCCCTCGAAGGCGCCGCCGAGCTGGCCGCGGCACTCCGGGCGGCGACCGCTGCGGCCGTTGCGGCCTCCCCAGCGGACGCCCGCGCCCGCGTCACCGCCCTGGCCCGCACCTGGCTCGACTACGCCGAGCACAACCCGGCGGTCTACGACGCCTTGTTCAACCTCGACGGCGGCCTGGCGTTCGCGCAGGAGGACACCCCCGCACCGCTGAAGGACGCCTTCGCCGCGTTGCTGGAGACCCTTGGAGAGGTCGCCGGCGACGGCGTCCATCCAGGAGTGTTCACCGAGCTGTTCTGGGCGGCACTCCACGGGCTGGCCACCCTGACCCGAGCCGGACGGCTGCCGCCGGAGCTCACCGAAGTGCGGCTGGAGCTGTTGGTGGACCGGCTCGCCGTGCTCTGA
- a CDS encoding anthrone oxygenase family protein yields MISTLEVFTTVAVGVMVGVEFAVAFVLNRILDALPDDSDQLGRAHGGRMLGAVMPFWYIGSVVLVAIWAAARWHHHGTGLVVAGGALLIVSVIMSLLLLVPINNQNKTWTPENRPADWKAQMNRWDRFHYVRVADIIAAFALLVAALV; encoded by the coding sequence ATGATCAGCACACTCGAGGTATTCACCACCGTGGCCGTCGGCGTGATGGTGGGGGTGGAGTTCGCCGTCGCCTTCGTCCTCAACCGGATCCTCGACGCGCTCCCCGACGACAGCGACCAACTCGGCCGCGCGCACGGCGGCCGCATGCTCGGCGCCGTGATGCCGTTCTGGTACATCGGCTCGGTCGTCCTCGTCGCGATCTGGGCCGCCGCCCGCTGGCACCACCACGGCACCGGCCTCGTCGTCGCCGGCGGCGCGCTGCTGATCGTGAGCGTGATCATGTCGCTCCTGCTGCTCGTCCCGATCAACAACCAGAACAAGACCTGGACCCCGGAGAACCGGCCGGCGGACTGGAAGGCGCAGATGAACCGCTGGGACCGCTTCCACTACGTCCGCGTCGCCGACATCATCGCCGCCTTCGCCCTGCTGGTCGCCGCGCTCGTCTGA
- a CDS encoding FMN-binding protein translates to MRIPHIRTLFSVIGTVGAMGGLLAAKTSAHGLAPKEPPATKSTYEVGSSAVVTVTGPPIAITHGIVQVRITVANGRIVFVAATNLPHDNDDSWARSVIAAGILGREAVATQSAHVDGVSGATYTSKAYMASLQAAIDAAKS, encoded by the coding sequence ATGCGTATTCCTCACATCAGAACTCTGTTTTCCGTCATCGGCACGGTCGGAGCGATGGGCGGCCTGCTCGCCGCCAAGACCTCGGCGCACGGCCTCGCGCCGAAGGAGCCGCCGGCCACGAAGAGCACGTACGAGGTGGGGTCGAGCGCGGTCGTGACCGTGACCGGGCCGCCGATCGCGATCACGCACGGGATCGTGCAGGTGCGGATCACTGTGGCGAACGGGCGGATCGTGTTCGTGGCCGCGACCAACCTTCCGCACGACAACGACGATTCTTGGGCGCGCTCGGTGATCGCGGCGGGGATTCTGGGGCGCGAGGCGGTCGCGACGCAGTCGGCGCATGTTGATGGGGTGAGCGGGGCTACGTATACGTCGAAGGCGTATATGGCGTCGTTGCAGGCGGCGATCGACGCTGCCAAGAGCTGA
- a CDS encoding ferric reductase-like transmembrane domain-containing protein, protein MVQGWSAGVEVPSDPDWVVPRRDWRHSLPLLPRRPLSAVLLGVLAAGVAGLLALWWRQTPTDRLQSEADYLVMLAQITGLVGAYLLLVEIALMARVPWLEHRLGSWLASAHRSLGGYLVLLLSAHAGFVIAAYSVSVHAPPSTVLVSILRTYPGVLAATIGFLVMLLAGFTSARSIRRRLGYEGWHSIHLLMYPAAAAAFWHQISLGAQFTRNPWAADVWVGLHAIVAAAIVCNRIVIPLLNNRHHRFRVTRVEEVGPDAMSVYITGRRVADLGAEAGQYFRWRFMSRSLWYQAHPFSLSAAPHADTLRLTFKCVGGYTRRLKRRLRPGVRVFLDGPYGAFTGVLRRQHGVVMIGGGIGVTPLRAIVETMHGRRHDIVFIQRASTVGDLILTRELEALNAAGRIIYIPAIGSRRNDPLSVERLLDLIPDLEDREVFICGSVGMASAAVRNLRRAGVRRGRIHTEIFDF, encoded by the coding sequence GTGGTCCAGGGTTGGTCAGCGGGGGTGGAGGTGCCGTCCGACCCGGACTGGGTCGTACCCCGTCGGGACTGGCGTCACAGCCTGCCCCTTCTTCCGCGCCGGCCGCTGTCGGCCGTGCTGTTGGGCGTGCTCGCGGCGGGGGTCGCGGGCCTGTTGGCGCTGTGGTGGCGGCAGACGCCGACCGACCGGCTCCAGTCGGAGGCGGACTACCTCGTCATGCTGGCGCAGATCACCGGGCTGGTCGGCGCGTATCTGCTGCTGGTCGAGATCGCGCTGATGGCCCGGGTGCCGTGGCTGGAGCACCGGCTGGGTTCGTGGCTCGCGTCCGCGCACCGCAGCCTGGGCGGCTATCTGGTGTTGCTGTTGTCTGCGCACGCGGGGTTCGTGATCGCGGCGTACTCGGTCAGCGTGCACGCGCCGCCGTCGACCGTCCTGGTCAGCATCCTGCGAACCTATCCGGGGGTCCTCGCCGCGACCATCGGGTTCCTGGTGATGCTGCTGGCGGGCTTCACCTCGGCCCGGAGCATCCGGCGGCGGCTGGGTTACGAGGGCTGGCACTCGATCCACCTGCTGATGTACCCGGCCGCGGCGGCCGCGTTCTGGCACCAGATCAGCCTCGGCGCGCAGTTCACGCGGAACCCGTGGGCGGCGGACGTCTGGGTGGGACTGCACGCGATCGTCGCGGCGGCGATCGTGTGCAACCGCATCGTGATCCCGCTCCTGAACAACCGGCACCACCGGTTCCGGGTGACGCGGGTGGAGGAGGTCGGGCCCGACGCGATGAGCGTGTACATCACGGGACGCCGGGTCGCCGACCTCGGGGCCGAGGCCGGGCAGTACTTCCGGTGGCGGTTCATGAGCCGGAGCCTGTGGTACCAGGCGCATCCGTTCTCGCTGTCGGCGGCGCCGCACGCCGACACGCTGCGGCTGACGTTCAAGTGCGTCGGCGGGTACACCCGGCGGCTGAAGCGGCGGCTGCGGCCGGGCGTCCGGGTGTTCCTGGACGGGCCGTACGGCGCCTTCACCGGGGTGCTGCGCCGTCAGCACGGCGTGGTGATGATCGGCGGCGGGATCGGGGTGACGCCGCTGCGCGCGATCGTCGAGACCATGCACGGCCGCCGGCACGACATCGTCTTCATCCAGCGGGCCTCGACGGTCGGGGACCTGATCCTGACCCGCGAGCTCGAAGCCCTCAACGCGGCCGGGCGGATCATCTACATCCCGGCCATCGGCAGCCGCCGGAACGATCCGCTGTCCGTCGAACGACTGCTGGACCTGATCCCGGACCTGGAGGACCGGGAGGTGTTCATCTGCGGGTCGGTCGGCATGGCTTCCGCCGCGGTGCGGAACCTGCGGCGGGCCGGGGTGCGCCGGGGGCGGATCCACACCGAGATCTTCGACTTCTGA
- a CDS encoding BTAD domain-containing putative transcriptional regulator, whose amino-acid sequence MTAQAPTSEDPHPPVWFGLLGPLDVRIDAEPITIPAAKTRVLLAALLCRPNRAISADELIDTLWDSKPPDGAVITLRSHVLRLRRCLGAAADRIQTAAPGYRVRLDPNTELDSAIFTELCHSARAAARLADWPTVAHKAAAALALWRGTPLADVASERLLRDESAGWTQARAEIVELGARADLALGRSAEAASALRELATEYPHRETAHALLMAALSAAGRRTEALEVFRGLSAALSSDLGVEPGPEIRALHQTILDADGAGAEPGARVDVFALWPRPQALPRDTADFTGRDEAVQLLVAELIGDPVGDVPAETVGAAGAIEATDYPDDPDVRPAPIAAIDGMGGVGKTALALRAAHRARPRFPDGQLYADLRGTGAVPADPGEVLGSFLRQLGMAADAVPGGTADRAALFRTLLAERRVLIVLDDARDADQLAPLLPGTAAGAALVTARNRLIGLPGAVRLGLDGLVRAESRELLAKIVGARRIAAEPDAAEAVVTACADLPLAIRVAGGRLASRPAWRVADLAERLTAARHRLDELSYGGQDVRASFEIGYTGLAAAEGAPEGAARAFRLLGLWPGGDLGLPAAASLLGLPLADAERVLEHLVDVHMLRSPRAGRYGLHDLLREFAAERAAQEEDAESAHTAVARLAGWAVHSMTASERFLAPDHVFAIDEPLPGVTGVFAPESASEAVEWGETEIVNLLDVQRLAAEHDLTGPVWQLPTAMWGLFRHLRLHEAWVQANEIALAKVAGRRDDAEAAVRNNLATALSSASREAEAVGHLEVCVAIREAAGQFAGAAKALNNLGIVAMQNGDPEAAIGYLRRGLELTEGDINRARIHINLGYLHLLLDQFDASIAEGEAAEAIHRAAGNRDAGFGSVLENLAEAHDKAGRTDRALMYAREGVEVRRETADRHGLVESLRGLAAIAARHGADGEARAASQEADSLAGEAGN is encoded by the coding sequence GTGACGGCACAAGCACCGACGAGCGAGGACCCCCACCCACCGGTCTGGTTCGGGCTTCTGGGGCCGCTGGACGTCCGGATCGACGCGGAGCCGATCACGATCCCGGCGGCCAAGACCCGGGTCCTGTTGGCCGCGTTGCTGTGCCGCCCGAACCGCGCGATCAGCGCCGACGAACTCATCGACACACTGTGGGACTCCAAGCCGCCGGACGGCGCGGTGATCACGTTGCGCAGCCACGTCCTGCGGCTGCGGCGCTGCCTGGGAGCGGCCGCCGACCGGATCCAGACCGCCGCCCCCGGATACCGCGTCCGGCTCGACCCGAACACCGAGCTGGACTCGGCGATCTTCACAGAGCTCTGTCACAGTGCCCGGGCCGCCGCGCGGCTGGCCGACTGGCCGACGGTAGCGCACAAGGCCGCCGCGGCGCTGGCGCTGTGGCGCGGGACGCCGCTGGCCGACGTGGCGTCGGAGCGGCTGCTGCGGGACGAGTCGGCGGGCTGGACGCAGGCGCGGGCCGAGATCGTCGAGCTCGGTGCGCGCGCCGATCTGGCGCTGGGCCGCAGTGCGGAGGCGGCCTCGGCACTGCGAGAGCTGGCGACCGAGTACCCGCATCGGGAGACGGCGCACGCGCTGTTGATGGCGGCGCTGAGCGCGGCGGGGCGGCGTACCGAGGCGCTGGAGGTGTTTCGGGGGTTGTCCGCCGCGTTGTCGTCCGACTTGGGGGTCGAGCCCGGGCCCGAGATCAGGGCCCTGCATCAGACGATTCTGGATGCCGACGGGGCCGGGGCCGAGCCGGGCGCTCGGGTCGATGTGTTCGCGCTGTGGCCGCGACCGCAGGCGCTGCCTCGGGACACGGCCGATTTCACGGGCCGGGACGAGGCCGTGCAGCTGCTGGTCGCGGAGCTGATCGGCGATCCGGTCGGCGATGTCCCGGCTGAAACTGTCGGAGCCGCCGGAGCCATCGAAGCCACCGACTACCCCGACGACCCCGACGTCCGCCCCGCACCGATCGCCGCGATCGACGGCATGGGCGGCGTCGGCAAGACCGCACTGGCCCTGCGCGCCGCGCACCGGGCCCGCCCCCGCTTCCCCGACGGCCAGCTCTACGCCGACCTGCGCGGCACCGGCGCCGTCCCGGCGGATCCGGGCGAGGTCCTGGGCTCCTTCCTGCGCCAGCTCGGCATGGCCGCGGACGCGGTTCCCGGCGGCACCGCCGACCGCGCCGCGCTCTTCCGCACGTTGCTCGCCGAACGCAGGGTCCTGATCGTGCTCGACGACGCCCGCGACGCCGACCAGCTCGCGCCGCTGCTGCCGGGCACCGCGGCCGGCGCCGCGCTGGTGACCGCCCGGAACCGGCTGATCGGCCTGCCCGGGGCGGTCCGGCTGGGCCTGGACGGCCTGGTCCGCGCCGAATCGCGGGAGCTGCTGGCGAAGATCGTCGGCGCGCGGCGGATCGCGGCCGAGCCGGACGCCGCCGAGGCCGTCGTCACGGCGTGCGCGGACCTGCCGCTGGCGATCCGCGTGGCGGGCGGCCGGCTGGCGTCCCGGCCGGCCTGGCGTGTCGCCGACCTCGCCGAGCGTCTGACGGCCGCGCGCCACCGGCTCGACGAGCTCAGCTACGGCGGCCAGGACGTCCGGGCCAGCTTCGAGATCGGCTACACCGGTCTGGCCGCGGCCGAGGGCGCCCCGGAAGGCGCGGCGCGGGCGTTCCGCCTGCTCGGCCTGTGGCCCGGCGGCGACCTCGGACTGCCTGCCGCGGCCTCGCTACTCGGCCTCCCATTGGCCGACGCCGAGCGCGTCCTGGAGCACCTTGTCGACGTCCACATGCTCCGCTCGCCGCGCGCCGGCCGCTACGGGCTGCACGACCTGCTCCGCGAGTTCGCGGCCGAACGTGCCGCACAGGAGGAGGACGCGGAATCCGCGCACACGGCGGTGGCCCGGCTGGCCGGCTGGGCCGTGCACAGCATGACCGCCTCGGAACGCTTCCTGGCCCCGGACCACGTCTTCGCGATCGACGAACCGCTGCCCGGCGTCACCGGGGTCTTCGCCCCGGAGAGCGCGTCGGAGGCGGTCGAGTGGGGCGAGACCGAGATCGTGAACCTGCTGGACGTCCAGCGGCTGGCGGCCGAGCATGACCTGACCGGGCCGGTGTGGCAGCTGCCGACCGCGATGTGGGGCCTGTTCCGCCACCTGCGGCTGCACGAGGCGTGGGTCCAGGCCAACGAGATCGCGCTCGCCAAGGTGGCCGGACGCCGCGACGACGCCGAGGCGGCGGTGCGCAACAACCTGGCGACCGCGTTGTCCTCGGCCAGCCGCGAAGCCGAGGCGGTCGGGCATCTGGAGGTGTGCGTCGCGATCCGGGAGGCCGCCGGGCAGTTCGCGGGCGCCGCGAAGGCGTTGAACAACCTGGGCATCGTGGCGATGCAGAACGGCGATCCCGAGGCCGCGATCGGCTACCTGCGCCGAGGCCTGGAGCTGACCGAGGGAGACATCAACCGCGCGCGGATCCACATCAATCTCGGCTATCTGCACCTGCTGCTCGACCAGTTCGACGCCTCGATCGCCGAGGGCGAGGCCGCCGAGGCCATCCACCGGGCGGCCGGCAACCGCGACGCCGGGTTCGGCTCGGTGCTGGAGAACCTGGCCGAGGCGCACGACAAGGCGGGCCGGACCGATCGAGCCCTGATGTACGCGCGCGAGGGCGTGGAGGTGCGGCGGGAGACCGCGGACCGGCACGGACTCGTCGAGAGCCTGCGCGGTCTGGCCGCGATCGCCGCTCGGCACGGCGCCGACGGCGAGGCTCGGGCCGCGTCCCAGGAGGCGGACTCGCTGGCCGGCGAAGCCGGGAACTGA